A region from the Candidatus Goldiibacteriota bacterium genome encodes:
- a CDS encoding response regulator codes for MENVTILIVDDNPVDVRLTIEALKQKNKHNEIIVLSDGEEALNFLNKKGQYKNAPVPDVILLDLKMPKVNGQEVLVQIKNDPKLSSIPVIVLSSSDAPSDISESYLNKANCYITKPFDVDEFFRTIQAIENLWFDRAKLPTAPIKK; via the coding sequence ATGGAAAATGTAACAATTTTAATAGTGGACGATAATCCTGTTGACGTACGCCTTACTATAGAGGCGCTTAAACAGAAAAATAAACACAATGAAATAATTGTACTTTCAGACGGGGAAGAAGCCCTTAATTTCCTGAACAAAAAAGGGCAGTATAAAAACGCGCCCGTGCCGGATGTAATTCTGCTTGACCTTAAAATGCCAAAAGTTAACGGGCAGGAAGTACTTGTACAGATAAAAAACGACCCAAAACTTTCTTCAATACCGGTCATTGTGCTTTCAAGCTCTGACGCGCCTTCTGATATTTCTGAAAGCTACTTAAACAAGGCAAACTGCTACATAACCAAACCATTTGATGTGGATGAATTCTTTAGAACAATTCAGGCAATTGAAAATCTCTGGTTTGACAGGGCAAAATTACCAACAGCACCAATCAAGAAATAA
- a CDS encoding toxin-antitoxin system YwqK family antitoxin, protein MDLLTTTVQANIQRFFKNGRPAATWHYSSDGTIKREGEKISGVVRMYNDNGALMSEMTYKNNNLNGRFSLFSDSGFLEEEGEFKNNGLHGGYSQYYPAGKIKLQGTYRNGMKHGVFRLFYETGIMEEEESYKNGVLDGNYVSFYPNGVIETEAAYKNGKLTKITQFDANGAVKKQEKY, encoded by the coding sequence ATGGACCTTTTAACCACGACAGTACAGGCAAACATACAGCGTTTTTTTAAGAATGGCAGGCCGGCAGCCACCTGGCATTACAGCAGCGACGGCACAATTAAACGCGAAGGCGAAAAAATAAGCGGCGTAGTCCGTATGTACAATGACAACGGCGCCCTTATGTCAGAAATGACCTATAAAAACAACAACTTAAACGGCCGTTTTTCCCTTTTTTCCGACAGCGGTTTTCTGGAAGAAGAAGGGGAATTTAAAAACAACGGGCTTCACGGCGGCTATTCACAGTATTATCCCGCCGGGAAAATAAAACTTCAGGGCACTTACCGCAATGGCATGAAGCACGGAGTTTTCAGATTGTTCTACGAAACCGGCATTATGGAAGAAGAAGAGTCATACAAAAACGGCGTGCTTGACGGCAACTATGTGTCGTTTTATCCAAACGGAGTGATAGAAACCGAAGCCGCTTATAAAAACGGCAAGCTGACAAAAATCACCCAGTTTGACGCCAACGGCGCGGTAAAAAAACAGGAAAAGTATTAA
- a CDS encoding tetratricopeptide repeat protein, which yields MKISDDFLNIFQSVFPPDKHSFEFENSVFGLSKLIDPENSEGEARAALGSMSAELRKKISGDPMPKEKIQIFNSVFFGEWGFKADSKADDFFAGKIKKENLALPYELFKYVSIPQVIKNKTGISCTIGLIYLMLAESLYIPVYGVVSTVHFMLRYDDGNTKFDINIMDNGALRESPRAVRDEIIYGKTLEHYHSAGIYITKIARLLEAENHHAQAAPLLKRSVEINPDLAETHYIMGHSAYMQNNPALAEEKFKKAVDINPIYAEAYFSLGVVCYKAGKKDEAISWFKKATGIRPDFAEAHYIMGMIHASEKRIEDAKEHFAETLELNPAHTDAFYKLGLLYYAERDMARAEAAFSKITQINPAFAPAWLNLGLIYESRKMGADAEKFLQKAVELAPENQTYKFYLGRLYYAAGNYGMAAEYFSKAAESKELHDKIHFQLGACLYYSGNEKAAEEELKNCLHHTPPDINAVLMLSEISEKTNRDNEAEKYIDLVLKTDPENKTALFKSALIHYKKGKKDDAEKKLTILTEKDPSNHNALQLLGDIHFEKGDFEKASVYYTSGMNISTGCSGCHYGLALCCKNLKKENEAMIHLEAIIKNNPGYKDTAMQLSALYAQAGRKEDSENILKTAINSSGGGADIHYKMGIIHMEKNETDNAVKEFQEALNLDSKHALSHICLAEIYFDKNRFEDSRKHFENALKLLPNDALINFKAAKLLIKEKNYAQAEQHLNKTVSAEPSNLQARFDLAVCLKNIGKLDKASDVLEKLTQEAPLVPQYHSFLGHILIEINNNSGALKAFEKALELAPDDPQMITNIADLSFAEGNYENAGEKYQMLIKKSPDFIPAYTGLAKALKGQGQFLQAAEALNGALNFAKDRIPLLKEIAAAYTSAGKYDEAEQTYIKILQEGPGETKSRLALATVYFNEKKYAQALENYAAYLNAKPDDLNAGYNYAVCLQELKKTDEAMEYFKKLTVKNPGFEKACVALAKISLRLAKYEDAEDAAKKAVELNKNDPMHHFLLAHILHEQVKYNPAEEAYKTAASLAPKNAEILYDFGFLYHEQGKYKEAEKIFRTLLELDPSYHAKIESRKNK from the coding sequence ATGAAGATTTCAGACGACTTTCTGAACATTTTCCAGTCTGTTTTTCCCCCTGATAAACACTCTTTTGAATTTGAAAACTCAGTTTTTGGACTGTCAAAACTTATTGACCCTGAAAACAGCGAAGGCGAAGCGCGTGCAGCGCTTGGCTCTATGTCCGCGGAACTGCGAAAAAAAATTTCCGGGGATCCGATGCCAAAAGAAAAGATACAGATATTTAATTCCGTCTTTTTCGGCGAATGGGGTTTTAAAGCCGATTCAAAAGCGGATGATTTTTTCGCGGGCAAAATAAAAAAAGAAAACCTGGCCCTTCCATATGAACTGTTTAAATATGTTTCCATTCCACAGGTAATAAAAAATAAAACAGGCATTTCCTGCACCATAGGGCTTATCTACCTTATGCTTGCCGAATCGCTTTATATCCCGGTTTATGGAGTTGTCTCTACCGTGCATTTTATGCTCCGCTATGACGACGGCAATACAAAATTTGACATTAATATAATGGATAACGGCGCGCTGCGGGAATCACCAAGGGCGGTCAGGGACGAAATCATTTACGGAAAAACCCTGGAACATTACCATAGCGCCGGCATTTATATTACAAAAATTGCCCGGCTGCTTGAAGCCGAAAACCATCACGCGCAAGCCGCCCCTCTTTTAAAAAGGTCTGTTGAAATCAACCCCGACCTGGCGGAAACGCATTACATAATGGGGCATTCGGCTTACATGCAGAATAATCCCGCTTTGGCGGAAGAAAAGTTTAAAAAAGCCGTTGACATAAATCCCATATACGCCGAAGCATATTTCTCGCTTGGCGTGGTCTGTTATAAAGCCGGCAAAAAAGATGAAGCCATTTCCTGGTTCAAGAAAGCCACGGGTATACGGCCGGATTTCGCGGAAGCCCACTATATAATGGGAATGATACACGCTTCCGAAAAAAGGATAGAAGACGCAAAAGAACATTTTGCCGAAACGCTTGAACTGAATCCGGCGCATACCGACGCTTTCTATAAGCTGGGGCTTTTATATTACGCGGAGAGGGATATGGCGCGCGCAGAGGCGGCTTTCAGTAAAATAACGCAAATTAACCCCGCTTTCGCGCCTGCCTGGCTTAACCTTGGGCTTATCTATGAAAGCAGAAAAATGGGCGCTGACGCGGAAAAATTTCTGCAAAAAGCCGTGGAACTTGCCCCGGAAAACCAGACTTATAAATTTTACCTTGGCAGGCTTTATTATGCCGCCGGTAATTATGGCATGGCCGCTGAGTATTTTTCAAAAGCCGCCGAATCAAAAGAACTGCATGATAAAATTCATTTCCAGCTGGGCGCTTGCCTTTATTATTCCGGCAATGAAAAAGCGGCGGAAGAAGAACTTAAAAACTGCCTTCACCACACGCCGCCGGACATAAATGCCGTGCTTATGCTTTCGGAAATTTCCGAAAAAACAAACAGGGATAATGAAGCGGAAAAATACATTGACCTTGTTTTAAAAACAGACCCCGAAAACAAAACCGCTTTATTTAAATCCGCCCTTATACACTATAAGAAAGGGAAAAAAGACGACGCAGAAAAGAAACTTACCATACTTACGGAAAAAGACCCGTCAAATCATAATGCCCTGCAGCTTTTAGGGGATATCCACTTTGAAAAAGGCGATTTTGAAAAGGCATCCGTATATTATACTTCAGGGATGAATATATCCACGGGCTGCAGCGGCTGCCATTACGGCCTTGCGCTCTGCTGTAAAAACCTGAAAAAAGAAAACGAAGCCATGATTCATCTTGAAGCCATTATAAAAAATAACCCCGGATACAAAGACACAGCAATGCAGTTAAGCGCGCTTTACGCTCAGGCAGGAAGAAAAGAGGACAGTGAGAATATACTGAAAACCGCGATAAACTCTTCCGGCGGCGGGGCTGATATTCATTATAAAATGGGTATAATTCATATGGAAAAAAATGAAACCGATAACGCCGTAAAAGAATTTCAAGAAGCCCTTAATCTGGATTCAAAACACGCCCTAAGCCATATCTGCCTTGCTGAAATCTACTTTGATAAAAACCGTTTTGAAGATTCCCGGAAACATTTCGAAAACGCGCTGAAACTTCTTCCCAATGACGCCTTAATTAACTTTAAAGCGGCTAAGCTTCTTATAAAAGAAAAAAATTACGCGCAGGCGGAACAGCACCTTAATAAAACAGTCTCAGCGGAGCCTTCCAATCTGCAGGCGCGTTTTGACCTTGCGGTATGCCTTAAAAATATAGGCAAACTGGACAAAGCATCTGATGTACTTGAAAAACTTACGCAGGAAGCGCCGCTTGTGCCGCAATACCACTCATTTTTAGGCCATATATTAATAGAAATAAATAACAATTCCGGCGCGCTGAAAGCTTTTGAAAAAGCCCTTGAACTTGCGCCTGATGACCCGCAGATGATTACCAACATCGCGGACTTAAGTTTTGCGGAAGGAAATTACGAAAACGCCGGTGAAAAATATCAGATGCTTATAAAAAAGAGCCCCGATTTTATACCCGCTTATACCGGGCTTGCAAAAGCGCTTAAAGGGCAGGGGCAGTTTTTGCAGGCGGCAGAAGCGCTTAACGGCGCGCTTAATTTCGCAAAAGACCGTATCCCGCTTTTAAAAGAGATTGCCGCGGCATACACATCCGCCGGCAAATACGATGAAGCGGAACAGACATATATAAAGATACTTCAGGAAGGCCCGGGCGAAACAAAGTCCAGGCTGGCTTTGGCAACGGTATATTTTAACGAAAAAAAATACGCGCAGGCGCTTGAAAATTACGCCGCCTATCTTAACGCAAAACCGGACGACCTTAATGCGGGATATAATTACGCCGTCTGCCTTCAGGAACTTAAAAAAACAGATGAAGCCATGGAATATTTTAAAAAATTAACGGTAAAAAATCCCGGCTTTGAAAAAGCATGCGTAGCACTTGCAAAAATATCTCTTAGGCTTGCAAAATACGAAGACGCCGAAGACGCCGCAAAAAAAGCGGTAGAACTTAATAAAAATGACCCTATGCACCATTTTCTGCTTGCTCACATACTGCATGAACAGGTAAAATACAATCCCGCGGAAGAAGCTTATAAAACCGCGGCCTCGCTTGCGCCAAAAAACGCTGAAATACTGTATGATTTCGGATTTTTATACCACGAACAGGGCAAATATAAAGAAGCGGAAAAAATATTCAGGACATTACTGGAACTTGACCCGTCATATCACGCAAAAATAGAAAGCAGGAAAAATAAATGA
- a CDS encoding sigma-54-dependent Fis family transcriptional regulator encodes MKILIYVSKEKADYFRQLVSSNNAEFLYLEKKENFSVPSEIIPYFDLALISLSFDFDTSYALIQRLRDERSGSKVAAIAERNAADEIMNKLFEMDIDDYFILPDDSKRLIWAIEKLSAPKNILKHTADTQDDRLVIIGESEPVINMMKFIKKTAPSGLPVLIEGESGTGKELIANALHIQSARSAGPIIAINCGAMPHDLLENELFGHEKGAFTGAAGQKRGLFELADNGTLFIDEIGEMDSASQVKLLRVLETGSFRRLGSTQELHSDVRIIAATNKVLEDEIASGRFRTDLYYRLSVLRIAVPPLRNRITDIPLLINHFINQSGAEKNIEEETLQALMAYTWPGNIRELKNAVNSAVVMSEGQVIKLSDFPEAVRRKQPLPAQTSQDERLNEGGDIQNTGTLKNFIETAEKEFFIRALNRFGENKTEMAKALNISRDMLYRKLNKYGIEY; translated from the coding sequence ATGAAAATACTTATTTATGTTTCAAAAGAAAAGGCGGATTATTTCAGACAACTGGTATCTTCCAATAATGCTGAATTTTTATACCTTGAAAAAAAGGAAAATTTTTCCGTACCTTCCGAAATTATCCCGTATTTTGACCTTGCCCTGATATCTCTTTCTTTTGACTTTGACACTTCTTACGCGCTTATACAACGCCTGCGCGATGAACGCAGCGGTTCAAAAGTGGCCGCAATAGCGGAAAGAAATGCGGCGGACGAAATTATGAATAAACTTTTTGAAATGGATATTGACGATTATTTTATCCTTCCGGATGATTCAAAACGCCTTATCTGGGCCATAGAAAAGCTTTCCGCCCCCAAAAACATTTTAAAACATACGGCAGACACGCAGGATGACCGCCTTGTAATAATAGGCGAATCTGAACCCGTTATAAATATGATGAAATTCATTAAAAAAACTGCGCCTTCCGGGCTTCCGGTTCTTATAGAAGGTGAAAGCGGCACAGGCAAAGAACTTATCGCCAACGCGCTTCACATTCAAAGCGCCCGTTCAGCCGGGCCCATTATCGCAATAAACTGCGGCGCTATGCCCCACGACCTTCTGGAAAACGAATTATTCGGCCATGAAAAAGGCGCGTTTACGGGCGCCGCGGGCCAGAAAAGGGGGCTTTTTGAACTTGCCGATAACGGCACTCTTTTTATAGATGAAATAGGCGAAATGGACAGCGCGTCTCAGGTAAAACTTTTAAGGGTACTTGAAACAGGAAGTTTCAGACGGCTTGGCAGCACCCAGGAACTGCATTCAGACGTCCGCATAATCGCGGCAACCAACAAAGTGCTTGAAGACGAAATTGCATCCGGAAGATTCAGGACAGACCTTTATTACCGGCTTTCGGTTTTAAGAATAGCCGTTCCGCCTTTAAGAAACCGGATAACAGATATCCCGCTGCTTATTAATCATTTTATAAATCAATCCGGCGCTGAAAAAAATATAGAAGAAGAAACACTGCAAGCATTAATGGCTTATACCTGGCCGGGCAACATACGCGAGCTTAAAAACGCCGTAAACAGCGCGGTTGTAATGTCAGAAGGGCAGGTTATAAAACTAAGCGACTTTCCCGAGGCCGTAAGAAGAAAGCAGCCTTTGCCCGCGCAGACTTCACAGGATGAAAGATTAAACGAAGGCGGTGACATTCAAAACACCGGAACTTTAAAAAACTTTATAGAGACAGCGGAAAAAGAATTTTTCATAAGGGCTTTAAACCGTTTTGGCGAAAATAAAACAGAAATGGCCAAAGCCCTGAATATAAGCAGAGATATGCTTTACAGGAAGTTAAATAAATACGGAATAGAGTATTAA
- a CDS encoding HAMP domain-containing protein, protein MKRRTSITTTVFIIACITLIFSSAIFILLTNTALARMINNSRTEVVNYRFDGIIGILERKNDRLKLSHNIPIYIKAFQDSALLDIHKTYCINMENGASFTIIQRDGVSLSHPAHKEILRAFIPDSIKNRIIAKGSGQFNEKINGVSYWFVFRHYPAWDWYIIYTVPLKDKYSEIRPFYLGFVASGGASFFAGLLLLTLFVYRSLLPVTKLTKATEAIAAGDLNYAIEIQGNNEIAVLAENFEKMRVSIKDKITELEKTMIELKRSNEDLEQYAYVSSHDLKEPLRILRLYSELIEKKFGPSLNAEGKEMLGFISTAASRMTTQIHDILEYAKAGRFDSGIESIDINSLISRLTDLYQQMHPNALITYKTEFDKSFRIEGDSTGLEQVLSNLIENALKYNRSPRAQINITAAIKDGSVEFAVADNGIGINKVYFDKIFEIFESLHPRDKFPGTGIGLALCKKVVERHGGKIWVESDGEGSGGSVFKFTLPVKQHHAAD, encoded by the coding sequence ATGAAAAGACGCACATCAATAACCACAACCGTTTTTATTATTGCGTGTATTACTTTGATTTTTTCTTCCGCTATTTTTATTCTGCTAACAAATACCGCCCTTGCAAGGATGATAAACAACAGCAGGACAGAGGTTGTAAACTACAGATTTGACGGGATTATAGGAATTCTTGAAAGGAAAAATGACAGATTAAAACTCTCACATAACATTCCAATTTACATTAAAGCTTTTCAGGATTCAGCCCTGCTTGACATACACAAAACCTACTGCATAAATATGGAAAACGGAGCCTCTTTTACCATTATACAAAGGGACGGCGTTTCACTGTCGCATCCGGCGCACAAAGAGATTCTGCGGGCTTTTATTCCCGATTCAATAAAAAACAGGATAATCGCGAAGGGCAGCGGACAATTTAACGAAAAAATCAACGGGGTCAGTTACTGGTTTGTTTTCAGGCATTATCCGGCATGGGACTGGTATATAATTTATACCGTTCCTTTAAAAGATAAATACTCTGAAATACGCCCTTTTTATCTGGGATTTGTGGCATCAGGCGGGGCTTCTTTTTTTGCCGGGCTGCTGCTGCTTACGCTGTTTGTCTATAGGTCTTTGCTGCCGGTTACAAAGCTTACAAAAGCAACAGAAGCCATTGCCGCCGGAGATCTGAATTACGCGATTGAAATTCAGGGCAACAACGAAATTGCCGTACTGGCTGAAAATTTTGAAAAAATGCGCGTAAGTATTAAAGATAAAATCACCGAACTTGAAAAAACAATGATAGAATTAAAGCGTTCCAACGAAGACCTTGAACAGTACGCTTATGTTTCATCACACGACCTTAAAGAACCGCTTCGCATCCTTCGCCTGTATTCGGAGCTTATAGAGAAAAAATTCGGCCCGTCACTTAACGCGGAAGGTAAAGAGATGCTTGGCTTTATTTCCACCGCGGCTTCGCGTATGACAACGCAGATTCACGACATTCTGGAGTATGCCAAAGCCGGGCGCTTTGACAGCGGTATTGAAAGTATTGATATTAATAGCCTGATAAGCCGGTTAACAGATTTATATCAGCAGATGCATCCAAACGCGTTAATAACGTATAAAACGGAATTTGATAAGTCTTTCCGGATTGAAGGGGACAGCACAGGGCTTGAACAGGTCTTATCAAACCTTATTGAAAACGCGCTTAAATATAACAGGTCACCCCGGGCTCAGATAAATATAACCGCCGCCATAAAGGACGGCAGCGTGGAATTTGCGGTTGCCGATAACGGCATTGGTATTAATAAAGTTTACTTTGATAAAATCTTTGAAATCTTTGAAAGCCTTCATCCCAGAGATAAATTTCCCGGCACCGGAATAGGGCTGGCACTGTGTAAAAAAGTTGTGGAGCGCCACGGCGGAAAAATCTGGGTTGAATCCGATGGAGAAGGAAGCGGCGGCTCTGTATTTAAATTTACGCTTCCCGTTAAACAGCATCACGCGGCAGATTGA
- the secA gene encoding preprotein translocase subunit SecA, translating to MLNFFKQIFGTRNDREIKKLQPMVDIINEMEPQVSAMTDDELRGETVKFKERLKNGETLEDILPAAFAVVREAGKRTLNMRHFDVQLMGGMVLNSGKIAEMRTGEGKTLVATLAVYLNALTEKGVHVITVNDYLAERDSMGIGNFRGMGEIYRFLGLTVGCIKNNMPNAQRKEAYACDITYGTNSEFGFDYLRDNMAVYPEERVQRKLYYCIVDEVDSILIDEARTPLIISGPGEESTDMYYRIDRIIPKLVKERDYVIDEKAHNATLTEAGVTTAEKLLEIENLYEPQHIETVHHISQALKAHTLFKRDKDYIVKEGKVTIVDEFTGRLMPGRRWSDGLHQAVEAKERVKIERENQTLATITIQNYFRMYEKLAGMTGTAETEAEEFWQIYKLDVIVVPTNNPMVRKDQADMIYLNEKGKYKAIANDIMERYKKGQPVLVGTTSIAKNEHLSELLRKRGVKHELLNAKNHEREAEIVSMAGKAGAVTVATNMAGRGTDIKLGEGVFELGGLYVIGTERHESRRIDNQLRGRSGRQGDPGESRFFISLEDDLMRIFGSEKIKGMMTGLGMTEDEEVQHPWISKSIERAQKSVEGHNFSIRKHLLEYDDVMNQQRTAIYSRRQLILEGANIKDTIVEMISEVTKDIIFDIAPEKVYPEEWDYEQLKARLFSTYGVEYSIDPKTKDVSQLTREILEEDVFNLVKEAYDKKEKSLGEGLMREIERSIFLQVIDTKWREHLYNMDHLKEGIGLRAYAHKDPLIEYKKDGFDMFQSMMVSLEHETVEFVFRVQVVNENQLGRRQASSRTQELRPEFSMPTAQQPAKLDEREMYANSGEAPSKVETIRRDQPKIGRNDPCPCGSGKKYKLCCGKNK from the coding sequence ATGCTGAATTTTTTCAAACAGATATTCGGAACCAGAAATGACAGGGAAATAAAAAAACTGCAGCCCATGGTTGATATAATTAACGAAATGGAGCCTCAGGTATCCGCAATGACAGATGATGAACTGCGCGGGGAAACTGTAAAATTTAAAGAACGGTTAAAAAACGGGGAAACCCTTGAAGATATACTGCCCGCGGCTTTCGCGGTTGTAAGGGAAGCCGGCAAAAGGACGCTTAATATGCGCCATTTTGACGTTCAGCTTATGGGCGGTATGGTTTTAAATTCCGGTAAAATAGCGGAAATGAGAACAGGTGAAGGAAAAACCCTTGTTGCCACCCTTGCCGTATATTTAAACGCGCTTACAGAAAAAGGCGTGCATGTAATAACGGTAAATGACTACCTTGCGGAACGCGACAGTATGGGTATTGGAAATTTCCGCGGAATGGGAGAGATATACCGCTTTCTGGGGCTTACAGTGGGCTGCATAAAAAACAACATGCCCAATGCCCAAAGAAAAGAAGCTTACGCATGCGACATAACATACGGCACAAATTCAGAATTCGGTTTTGACTATTTAAGGGACAATATGGCCGTGTATCCGGAAGAACGCGTACAGCGTAAACTGTATTACTGCATAGTGGACGAAGTGGACAGTATTTTAATAGATGAAGCCAGGACGCCGTTAATTATTTCCGGCCCGGGCGAAGAATCAACCGACATGTATTACCGAATAGACCGCATAATCCCCAAGCTTGTAAAGGAACGCGATTATGTCATTGATGAAAAAGCGCATAACGCCACGCTTACCGAAGCCGGCGTTACCACCGCGGAAAAACTGCTTGAAATTGAAAACCTTTACGAACCGCAGCACATAGAAACAGTGCACCACATAAGCCAGGCATTAAAAGCGCACACGCTTTTCAAGCGCGACAAAGATTACATTGTAAAAGAAGGAAAAGTGACCATTGTTGACGAATTCACAGGAAGGCTTATGCCGGGGCGCAGATGGTCGGACGGGCTGCACCAGGCAGTGGAAGCAAAAGAGCGCGTAAAGATAGAACGCGAAAACCAGACGCTTGCCACCATTACAATTCAGAACTATTTCAGGATGTATGAAAAACTTGCCGGCATGACCGGTACAGCGGAAACAGAAGCCGAAGAATTCTGGCAGATTTACAAACTTGACGTTATAGTGGTTCCGACAAACAATCCAATGGTAAGAAAAGACCAGGCTGATATGATTTACCTTAACGAAAAAGGCAAATATAAAGCCATTGCCAATGACATTATGGAACGTTACAAAAAAGGGCAGCCCGTGCTTGTGGGTACCACCTCTATCGCGAAAAACGAGCATTTAAGCGAACTTTTAAGAAAACGCGGCGTAAAACACGAACTGTTAAACGCGAAAAACCACGAACGTGAAGCTGAAATTGTTTCCATGGCGGGCAAGGCCGGCGCCGTCACGGTTGCCACCAACATGGCAGGGCGAGGCACCGACATTAAGCTTGGCGAAGGCGTGTTTGAACTTGGCGGGCTTTACGTAATAGGCACGGAACGCCATGAAAGCAGGCGAATAGATAATCAGTTAAGGGGGCGTTCCGGAAGGCAGGGCGACCCCGGCGAATCGCGTTTTTTTATTTCGCTTGAAGACGACCTTATGCGTATTTTCGGGTCGGAAAAAATAAAGGGCATGATGACCGGGCTTGGCATGACAGAAGACGAAGAAGTTCAGCATCCGTGGATAAGCAAATCAATAGAGCGCGCCCAGAAATCCGTTGAAGGGCATAACTTTTCCATAAGAAAACACCTGCTTGAATATGACGATGTCATGAACCAGCAGAGGACAGCCATATATTCAAGGCGCCAGCTTATCCTTGAGGGCGCGAACATTAAAGACACCATAGTTGAAATGATATCAGAAGTGACTAAAGACATTATTTTTGACATAGCGCCTGAAAAAGTTTATCCCGAAGAATGGGACTACGAACAGCTTAAAGCCAGGCTTTTTTCAACATATGGCGTGGAATATTCAATAGACCCAAAGACAAAAGACGTATCGCAGCTTACACGGGAAATACTTGAAGAAGACGTATTTAACCTTGTTAAAGAAGCTTATGATAAAAAAGAAAAATCCCTTGGCGAAGGGCTTATGAGGGAAATTGAAAGAAGCATCTTTTTGCAGGTCATTGACACCAAATGGAGAGAACACCTGTACAATATGGACCACCTTAAAGAGGGCATCGGGCTTAGGGCGTATGCTCACAAAGACCCGTTGATAGAATACAAAAAAGACGGCTTTGACATGTTTCAGTCAATGATGGTCAGCCTTGAACACGAAACCGTGGAATTTGTTTTCAGGGTTCAGGTGGTAAACGAAAACCAGCTTGGACGCAGGCAGGCAAGTTCCCGCACGCAGGAACTGCGCCCCGAATTTTCAATGCCCACGGCACAGCAGCCCGCAAAACTGGACGAAAGGGAGATGTACGCCAATTCAGGGGAAGCCCCGTCCAAAGTGGAAACAATAAGGCGCGACCAGCCCAAAATAGGCAGAAACGACCCATGCCCGTGCGGAAGCGGAAAAAAGTACAAGCTTTGCTGCGGCAAGAACAAATAA